In Gemmata obscuriglobus, a single genomic region encodes these proteins:
- a CDS encoding sigma-70 family RNA polymerase sigma factor, giving the protein MPATPAEIARRALAGRIAPPAELLARYAAGRDPDAFAALVRQFGPLVLGTCRRVLGQSPDADDAFQTVFLALARRAGSFRDPATLPAWLHRVALRTARQVRPRHRPAPHGTAEPVAPTDPFATVVWRDVRRILDEELDALPDKLRGPVLLCWLDGLTRDEAASVLGVPLGTLKRRLSEGRELLRERLTRRGLAPALAACAVLAPDGLRADVPRPLAEAVADAARRVPMRSAVSVWAAVAAAVAACGVALVTAGHAPPEVAPPPRAAVALERPAGLPDVPLPAGAVARFGSMHFSAPDRIFSAARSPDGTRLALGDGLTVRVYESTTWRLLHTLAADGGPDAWQKRQSLAFSPDGNRLAYAQNGKLALTWDLTTGRLTRRFDRDGWVWQGFCAFTPDGLLALSDEEELRFFDPVTGAEKHAVGVPNAIALSPDGKHYLRHTGRAGAGTLVLGNATTGVDLHRLDTAVGSEPEVSFSPDGTRFVLMTRYGAAVEVWDVAKRALVKRLPAPPQPTDGERSGYGAAFTPDGREFWLKLPGNDLMRWDAATFLELPRFAPGTSQSPLTIAPLPDGRTVLVPCDIGRVLVFDRQTGRERPVPGRYRDAAFALSPDDKFVAVGDASGRIDLLNAATGRLERVVRESGDPVHKLVFGPNGRTLGAAEVVYNGIDLTKDRAAVRVYDTTDGKELRAQKRDGAKDREYRSHWPLLPLGFTATDRMVISRYPQNTRLWDFKTGKHTDQLAASNIHAALSPDGTLLATEEHGEAVITDVATGRETARVEVDPEEKANRRFGDIMRFAWAGDGNTLAASAPGGNVCLIDPRKGRVRTRINVARGGDWRFSFLHQPLYLPFSIQALALSPNGQQLLASARGGYYVALWDTGGRGKRLAKLECEFSVHGRGATFSSDGKRLFTFSSTGFGYSWDVENTIAAPKN; this is encoded by the coding sequence ATGCCCGCCACGCCCGCCGAAATCGCCCGCCGCGCACTCGCCGGACGCATTGCCCCACCGGCGGAACTACTGGCGCGGTATGCCGCGGGGCGCGACCCGGACGCGTTCGCCGCCCTGGTGCGACAGTTTGGCCCGCTGGTGCTGGGCACGTGCCGCCGGGTGCTCGGCCAGTCCCCCGACGCCGACGACGCCTTTCAAACGGTGTTCCTGGCGCTCGCACGCAGGGCCGGTTCGTTCCGCGACCCCGCCACCCTGCCCGCGTGGCTCCACCGGGTCGCCCTCCGCACCGCGCGCCAAGTCCGCCCCCGACATCGACCTGCGCCCCACGGGACCGCGGAACCGGTCGCCCCCACCGACCCGTTCGCGACGGTGGTCTGGCGGGACGTGCGGCGGATACTCGACGAGGAACTGGACGCGCTACCCGACAAGCTCCGCGGCCCGGTGCTGTTGTGCTGGCTCGACGGTCTCACGCGCGACGAAGCGGCGAGCGTCCTCGGCGTGCCGCTCGGCACCCTGAAGCGGCGGTTGAGCGAGGGACGTGAGCTGCTTCGCGAACGCCTGACGCGGCGCGGGCTGGCGCCGGCCCTGGCGGCGTGCGCGGTGCTCGCACCCGACGGGCTCCGGGCGGACGTACCGCGCCCCCTCGCGGAGGCCGTTGCCGACGCCGCACGGCGTGTACCCATGCGGAGCGCCGTGTCCGTCTGGGCGGCCGTCGCAGCGGCGGTTGCCGCGTGCGGCGTGGCGCTCGTCACGGCCGGGCACGCGCCGCCCGAGGTCGCTCCGCCCCCACGCGCGGCAGTAGCGCTCGAGCGCCCGGCCGGCCTCCCAGATGTGCCGCTGCCGGCCGGCGCCGTGGCCCGCTTCGGAAGTATGCACTTCAGTGCCCCCGATCGCATCTTCTCGGCCGCCCGATCGCCCGACGGCACGCGCCTGGCGTTGGGAGACGGGCTCACGGTTCGGGTGTACGAGAGCACGACCTGGCGCCTGCTGCACACGCTGGCGGCAGACGGAGGCCCGGACGCCTGGCAGAAGCGCCAGTCGCTCGCGTTCTCTCCCGACGGCAACCGGCTCGCGTACGCGCAAAACGGAAAGCTCGCGCTCACGTGGGATTTGACGACCGGCCGGTTGACGCGCCGGTTCGACCGCGACGGCTGGGTGTGGCAGGGCTTCTGCGCGTTCACCCCGGACGGCCTGCTGGCCCTCTCAGACGAGGAAGAGCTCCGGTTCTTCGATCCGGTCACCGGGGCCGAGAAGCACGCCGTGGGTGTGCCGAACGCGATCGCGTTGTCACCCGACGGCAAGCACTACCTTCGGCACACCGGACGCGCCGGGGCCGGAACACTCGTGCTGGGGAACGCGACCACCGGGGTGGACCTGCACCGGCTCGATACCGCCGTCGGTTCTGAGCCCGAGGTATCGTTCTCACCCGACGGCACACGCTTTGTTCTGATGACGAGGTATGGTGCCGCGGTCGAGGTGTGGGACGTGGCGAAGCGGGCGCTGGTGAAGCGGCTCCCGGCGCCGCCCCAGCCGACCGATGGCGAGCGATCGGGGTACGGTGCCGCCTTCACGCCCGACGGGCGCGAGTTCTGGCTCAAGCTCCCTGGCAACGATCTCATGCGGTGGGACGCCGCCACGTTCCTTGAACTGCCACGGTTCGCCCCCGGAACGTCACAGTCGCCGCTCACAATTGCCCCGCTGCCCGACGGCCGGACCGTTCTCGTGCCCTGCGACATCGGGCGCGTGCTGGTGTTCGACCGCCAGACCGGGCGGGAGCGCCCGGTGCCGGGCCGCTACCGCGACGCCGCGTTCGCGCTCTCGCCGGACGACAAGTTCGTGGCGGTCGGCGACGCGAGCGGGCGCATCGACCTGCTCAACGCCGCCACCGGCAGGCTGGAGCGCGTCGTGCGCGAAAGCGGTGACCCGGTTCATAAACTGGTGTTCGGCCCGAACGGGCGCACGCTCGGCGCGGCCGAGGTCGTTTACAACGGTATCGACCTGACAAAGGACCGCGCCGCCGTGCGCGTGTACGACACAACGGACGGGAAGGAACTGCGGGCACAAAAGCGAGACGGCGCGAAAGACAGAGAGTACCGGTCGCACTGGCCGTTACTGCCCCTTGGGTTCACCGCCACCGATCGCATGGTTATCTCGCGTTACCCGCAGAACACGCGCCTCTGGGACTTCAAGACCGGGAAGCACACGGATCAACTTGCGGCGTCCAACATTCACGCGGCGCTCAGCCCTGACGGGACATTACTGGCAACGGAAGAACACGGCGAGGCGGTCATTACCGACGTGGCGACCGGACGCGAAACCGCTCGCGTCGAGGTCGACCCCGAGGAGAAAGCGAACCGCCGGTTCGGCGATATCATGCGGTTCGCGTGGGCGGGCGACGGCAACACGCTGGCGGCGAGCGCGCCAGGGGGCAACGTGTGCCTGATCGACCCGCGCAAGGGACGAGTCCGCACCCGAATCAACGTGGCCCGCGGCGGCGACTGGCGCTTTTCGTTCCTGCATCAACCGCTGTACCTGCCCTTCTCGATCCAGGCGCTGGCGCTGTCGCCGAACGGGCAACAGTTGCTCGCGTCGGCTCGGGGCGGGTATTACGTCGCGCTCTGGGATACCGGCGGCAGGGGTAAGCGGCTGGCGAAGCTCGAGTGCGAGTTCTCAGTACACGGCCGCGGCGCCACGTTCAGCTCGGACGGCAAGCGGCTGTTCACATTCAGCAGCACCGGTTTCGGCTACTCCTGGGACGTCGAGAATACCATCGCAGCACCGAAGAATTAA
- a CDS encoding Uma2 family endonuclease, giving the protein MTVEEFWEFVHRPEHEPRSFHLIRGTVVEEARPERLHGVVAVRLGSFLEEYARRIRFGYVVLASGVILAQNPVTVIGPDVAYFTDVNRFEDLPPKWGDVPPVLAVEVSSPSDNTGTTNEKVRACLANGVKVVWQVDYEERNVTVYRPNKVMEVVRESGELTGGDDLPGLVIQVADIFKLPGGRNPPPPTSPPAGS; this is encoded by the coding sequence ATGACCGTCGAGGAATTCTGGGAGTTCGTCCACCGCCCGGAACACGAGCCCCGCTCGTTCCACCTCATCCGCGGCACGGTTGTTGAGGAGGCGCGTCCGGAAAGGCTGCACGGCGTTGTTGCCGTCCGGCTCGGTTCGTTTCTGGAAGAGTATGCGCGGCGCATTCGCTTTGGGTACGTCGTCTTGGCGTCCGGAGTGATCCTGGCTCAGAATCCGGTAACCGTTATCGGGCCGGACGTCGCTTACTTCACGGATGTGAACAGGTTCGAGGACCTGCCCCCCAAATGGGGCGACGTGCCGCCTGTGTTGGCGGTGGAGGTATCGTCCCCGAGCGACAATACCGGAACCACGAACGAGAAGGTCCGCGCGTGCCTTGCGAACGGCGTAAAGGTTGTTTGGCAGGTCGATTACGAAGAGCGGAACGTTACGGTTTATCGTCCGAACAAGGTGATGGAAGTGGTGCGTGAGAGCGGCGAGTTGACCGGCGGGGACGATCTGCCCGGACTGGTCATCCAAGTCGCGGACATCTTCAAACTGCCCGGGGGCCGCAATCCGCCCCCACCTACTTCTCCGCCGGCCGGGTCGTAA
- a CDS encoding ROK family protein, which translates to MFLGIEIGGTKLQLGLGHGDGHIHALWRGTVNPAEGGEGIRKQIISAVPELLAKANTDRGSLKGVGVGFGGPTDDRSQTVIKSHQIQGWDGFPLADWVSDLVGAPAVLCNDADVAGLGEALFGAGKGLSPIFYITVGTGVGGGLIIDGQIYRGVGRGAAEIGHLRVPSSGGPVEQYSSGAAIEERAAWIATPLFTQLKRNGRITTKDVAAAARNGDLTAQALLSTAIELLAEGIAQLITLLCPRLIIIGGGVSLMGQELFFNPLQAAVADRTFPPFAGLTDIVPAALGEEVVIHGALALARQKFGG; encoded by the coding sequence ATGTTCCTCGGGATCGAGATCGGCGGTACGAAGCTCCAACTCGGACTGGGGCACGGCGACGGTCACATTCACGCCCTCTGGCGCGGCACCGTAAACCCTGCAGAGGGCGGCGAAGGCATCCGCAAGCAAATCATCAGTGCCGTGCCGGAACTGCTCGCGAAAGCGAACACCGATCGCGGTTCACTGAAGGGCGTCGGAGTCGGGTTCGGCGGACCCACCGACGACCGCAGCCAGACGGTTATCAAATCACATCAAATTCAGGGCTGGGACGGCTTCCCGCTCGCCGATTGGGTCAGCGACCTCGTGGGCGCGCCGGCGGTACTGTGCAACGACGCCGACGTAGCCGGGCTTGGTGAGGCGCTGTTCGGCGCAGGGAAGGGGCTGTCGCCGATCTTCTACATCACGGTCGGCACCGGCGTGGGCGGCGGGCTCATCATCGACGGTCAGATCTACCGCGGCGTCGGAAGAGGGGCCGCAGAGATCGGGCATTTACGTGTGCCTTCGAGTGGCGGGCCGGTCGAACAGTATTCGTCTGGCGCGGCCATTGAGGAACGTGCTGCATGGATCGCAACTCCTCTTTTTACGCAATTGAAACGGAACGGGCGCATCACAACGAAAGACGTGGCAGCAGCGGCACGTAACGGAGACCTGACAGCACAGGCACTTCTGAGCACAGCAATTGAGCTGCTTGCGGAAGGGATTGCGCAACTGATTACCTTGCTGTGCCCGCGACTCATCATCATTGGTGGTGGCGTTTCCTTGATGGGACAGGAGCTTTTCTTCAATCCCCTCCAAGCGGCTGTTGCAGACCGCACATTTCCGCCCTTCGCCGGGCTGACCGACATCGTACCCGCGGCGCTGGGCGAGGAGGTGGTAATCCACGGCGCGCTGGCGTTGGCGCGGCAGAAGTTCGGCGGGTAA
- a CDS encoding ROK family protein — MAAPENYVGLDVGGTTMKAAVVTGAGVPLSKPVVMDTNPERGQEEGLETMCETIRRAVAAAGLTLADIAAIGVATPGLMDIKAGLILDPPNLKPWKNVPVRDHVAQAFGKPTAYQNDANAAAYGEFWVGAASDARSMVLFTLGTGVGGGIIIDDRIIEGEHSHGGELGHLRIAMPDTGRQCGCGARGCLEAYGSATNVVRRAREDMACWRGPASKLRNYYTANDEDFTAKVIFQHAAEGDELALKVVDDTAYYLALGACAVIATVDPQVIVFGGGMVAAGEWFRSKIDNYVKRFGLPFPTKSVKITFASLGSDAGFIGAAGCARLLARGK, encoded by the coding sequence ATGGCCGCTCCGGAAAATTACGTCGGGCTCGATGTCGGCGGCACCACCATGAAGGCCGCCGTGGTGACCGGGGCCGGGGTTCCGCTGTCGAAGCCGGTGGTGATGGACACCAACCCCGAGCGCGGCCAGGAGGAAGGGCTCGAGACGATGTGCGAGACGATCCGCCGGGCCGTCGCCGCCGCCGGCCTGACCCTCGCCGACATCGCCGCCATCGGGGTCGCAACTCCGGGCCTGATGGACATCAAGGCGGGCCTGATCCTCGACCCGCCGAACCTCAAGCCGTGGAAGAACGTCCCCGTTCGCGACCACGTCGCGCAAGCGTTCGGCAAGCCCACGGCTTACCAGAACGACGCCAACGCGGCGGCCTACGGCGAGTTCTGGGTTGGGGCCGCGAGCGACGCGCGGAGCATGGTGCTGTTCACCCTCGGCACCGGGGTGGGCGGCGGGATCATCATCGACGACCGGATCATTGAGGGCGAGCACAGCCACGGGGGCGAACTCGGGCACCTGCGGATCGCCATGCCGGACACCGGGCGGCAGTGCGGGTGCGGCGCCCGCGGGTGCCTCGAGGCCTACGGCAGCGCCACCAACGTGGTGCGCCGCGCCCGCGAGGACATGGCGTGCTGGCGCGGCCCGGCGAGCAAGCTCCGCAACTACTACACCGCCAACGACGAGGACTTCACCGCCAAGGTCATCTTCCAGCACGCCGCCGAGGGCGACGAGCTGGCGCTCAAGGTGGTGGACGACACCGCGTACTACCTGGCCCTGGGCGCGTGCGCGGTGATCGCCACCGTGGACCCGCAGGTGATCGTGTTCGGCGGCGGCATGGTGGCCGCCGGCGAGTGGTTCCGCTCGAAGATCGACAACTACGTGAAGCGGTTCGGGCTGCCGTTCCCGACCAAGTCGGTCAAGATCACGTTCGCGAGCCTGGGCTCCGACGCCGGGTTCATCGGCGCCGCCGGCTGTGCCCGGCTGCTCGCCCGCGGCAAATGA
- a CDS encoding bifunctional YncE family protein/alkaline phosphatase family protein translates to MHAQSLWAAGLLLAAGVGLFGVTAPAQPPAKGEPKTESKPLERVLPGLRRDGFVQLPNQWSLKPAGRHIETGDFPVNIALHPTGEFAAVLCAGYGPHEIVIVDLNPERTRVLSRVQVHQAFYGLTWSPDGRQVFASGGEDETVHVFDFDKGYLTKGKALDASIPKKKGVVGGLAFDPTGKDLFVAVPWADAVVRVPLVNPDNKKVIPFNPEPAKKEPGKGEPPSPPDGRKEEKPKAKAPSEEPKEPEPQVYPYTCLVEPGGKRCFVSLWARASVAVIDLETNAVVETWPTAEHPTEMVLAPKGDALYVACANSTKVSVIDPATGKGLQTINCALYPNAPNGNTPNSLTLTPDGEMLFVANADANNLSVFAVKDRTKAVSLGFVPTGWYPTSVRYNASDKQLYIANGKGLSSKSNRNGPNPLVPQSRNLNEYIGQLLKGSLTVMRVPTPDQMATHSKTAYACSPLRNDSAVRADAVEPGNPIPKKLGEASPIKYCIYVVKENRTYDQVFGDIKEGNGDASLCLFPESVTPNHHKLAKQFVLLDNLYVDGEVSADGHEWTMGAYATDFVEKIWPLSYRGGKIFGYPSEGAKDLIARPSGGYLWDKCAEAKVSYRAYGEWVNNGKRRPDGGFEDGIPAVPALEGKIDPRFRGYDLEYTDVKRAERFISELKRFEQTGEMPRMQVVRLPNDHTAGTKVGAPTVTAMVADNDLALGLLVEAVSKSKFWKETAIFVIEDDTQNGPDHVDAHRSVALVVSPYTKRKFVDSTLYSTTSMLRTMELILGVKPMSQFDAAARPMYNSFTAKPDLSGYSHEAPKVDLTEKNKPGGFGAAWMEKQNLAKEDTLDDILFSEIIWKAVRGQRSPMPPPVRAAFFVPLKAAKKDHDDDDDDED, encoded by the coding sequence ATGCACGCGCAATCGCTGTGGGCCGCCGGGCTGCTGCTCGCGGCCGGGGTCGGACTGTTCGGCGTCACCGCGCCGGCCCAGCCGCCGGCCAAGGGCGAGCCGAAAACGGAATCCAAGCCGCTCGAACGGGTGCTGCCCGGGCTGCGCCGCGACGGGTTCGTGCAGCTCCCGAACCAGTGGTCCCTGAAGCCCGCCGGCCGGCACATCGAGACCGGCGACTTCCCGGTGAACATCGCCCTCCACCCCACCGGCGAGTTCGCCGCGGTGCTGTGCGCCGGGTACGGCCCGCACGAGATCGTGATCGTTGACCTGAACCCCGAACGCACTCGTGTGCTGTCGCGCGTGCAGGTCCACCAGGCGTTCTACGGCCTGACGTGGAGCCCCGACGGGAGGCAGGTCTTCGCCAGCGGCGGCGAGGACGAAACCGTTCACGTGTTCGACTTCGACAAGGGGTATCTCACCAAGGGTAAGGCCCTCGACGCGAGCATTCCCAAGAAGAAGGGCGTGGTGGGCGGGCTGGCGTTCGACCCGACCGGCAAGGACCTGTTCGTCGCGGTCCCGTGGGCCGACGCCGTGGTCCGCGTCCCGCTCGTGAATCCCGACAACAAAAAGGTGATCCCGTTCAACCCCGAGCCGGCGAAAAAGGAGCCGGGCAAGGGCGAGCCGCCGTCCCCGCCGGACGGGCGCAAGGAGGAGAAGCCCAAAGCGAAGGCCCCGAGCGAGGAGCCGAAGGAGCCGGAGCCGCAGGTGTACCCGTACACCTGCCTCGTCGAACCGGGCGGTAAGCGGTGCTTCGTGTCGCTGTGGGCGCGGGCGAGCGTGGCCGTCATCGACCTGGAGACGAACGCGGTGGTCGAGACCTGGCCCACCGCCGAACACCCGACGGAGATGGTCCTCGCGCCGAAGGGGGACGCGCTCTACGTCGCGTGCGCGAACTCCACGAAGGTGAGTGTGATCGACCCGGCCACCGGCAAGGGGCTGCAAACGATCAACTGCGCGCTGTACCCGAACGCGCCCAACGGTAACACCCCCAACAGCCTGACCCTCACGCCCGACGGCGAGATGCTGTTCGTCGCCAACGCCGACGCCAACAACCTCAGCGTGTTCGCCGTCAAGGACCGCACCAAGGCGGTCTCGCTCGGGTTCGTCCCCACCGGCTGGTATCCCACCAGCGTGCGGTACAACGCCAGCGACAAGCAGCTCTACATCGCGAACGGTAAGGGCCTGTCGTCGAAGTCGAACCGCAACGGCCCGAACCCGCTGGTGCCGCAGTCGCGGAACCTGAACGAGTACATCGGCCAGCTTCTGAAGGGTTCGTTGACGGTGATGCGGGTGCCCACGCCCGATCAAATGGCCACGCACAGCAAGACCGCCTACGCGTGCAGCCCGCTCCGCAACGACAGCGCCGTGCGGGCCGATGCCGTCGAACCCGGTAACCCGATCCCGAAGAAGCTCGGCGAGGCGTCGCCGATCAAGTACTGCATCTACGTCGTGAAGGAGAACCGCACCTACGATCAGGTGTTCGGGGACATCAAGGAGGGCAACGGCGACGCGTCGCTGTGCCTGTTCCCGGAGAGCGTGACCCCGAACCACCACAAACTCGCGAAGCAGTTCGTGCTGCTCGACAACCTGTACGTGGACGGTGAGGTGTCCGCCGACGGGCACGAGTGGACGATGGGCGCCTACGCGACCGACTTCGTCGAGAAGATCTGGCCGCTCAGCTACCGTGGCGGCAAGATCTTCGGGTACCCGAGCGAGGGGGCCAAGGACCTGATCGCCCGGCCCAGCGGCGGCTACTTGTGGGACAAGTGCGCGGAGGCCAAGGTGAGCTACCGCGCCTACGGCGAGTGGGTCAACAACGGGAAACGCCGCCCGGACGGCGGGTTCGAGGACGGCATCCCCGCGGTCCCGGCGCTCGAGGGCAAAATCGACCCGCGGTTCCGCGGCTACGATCTGGAATACACCGACGTGAAACGCGCCGAGCGGTTCATCAGCGAGCTGAAGCGGTTCGAGCAGACCGGCGAAATGCCGCGGATGCAGGTGGTGCGGCTGCCCAACGACCACACCGCCGGAACGAAGGTCGGGGCGCCCACGGTCACCGCGATGGTGGCGGACAACGACCTCGCGCTCGGGCTCCTGGTGGAAGCGGTCAGCAAGAGCAAGTTCTGGAAAGAGACCGCGATCTTCGTGATCGAGGACGACACCCAGAACGGCCCGGACCACGTGGACGCGCACCGCTCCGTGGCGCTGGTGGTGTCGCCGTACACCAAGCGCAAGTTCGTGGACAGCACGCTCTACTCCACGACCAGCATGCTGCGGACGATGGAACTGATCCTCGGCGTCAAGCCGATGAGCCAGTTCGATGCCGCGGCGCGACCGATGTACAACTCGTTCACCGCGAAGCCGGACCTGTCGGGCTACTCGCACGAGGCGCCGAAGGTGGACCTCACCGAGAAGAACAAGCCCGGCGGGTTCGGGGCCGCGTGGATGGAGAAGCAGAACCTCGCGAAGGAGGACACGCTGGACGACATCCTGTTCAGTGAGATCATCTGGAAGGCGGTGCGGGGCCAGCGGAGCCCGATGCCGCCGCCGGTGCGGGCCGCGTTCTTCGTGCCGCTGAAGGCCGCGAAGAAAGATCACGACGACGATGACGATGACGAAGATTGA
- a CDS encoding ROK family protein, with translation MSTGYWLGVDLGGTKILAGLFDDDLRLLARSKQPTAADTGPAGVFGNIVKAVDAVVRESNVDPAQIRGMGIGVPGQIELGTTRVKFAPNLEWRDVDVRPLMPASWRWPLVVENDVRMGTYGEFAYGAAKGARNVLGVFVGTGVGGGLILNGELFTGFNGNAGEIGHLVVHWRRGTHLEGIAGRKYMMKRAKDKLDDSPKRVRKEWKGVDLSAVRSSQLAEYYQKDDPIAVELVDDAARALGGALGGLINFVSPEVIVLGGGVTGALGDNFIERIWEIAQRYTLPGAAAGVRCVAAQLGDDSGIVGCAAYAKSRTPVVAPTEVV, from the coding sequence ATGAGCACCGGATACTGGCTCGGCGTCGACCTCGGCGGAACCAAGATTCTCGCCGGGCTGTTCGACGACGACCTGCGGTTACTTGCGCGATCCAAACAGCCCACCGCCGCCGACACCGGCCCGGCGGGCGTGTTCGGCAACATCGTCAAAGCCGTCGACGCCGTGGTCCGCGAGTCGAACGTCGACCCGGCCCAGATCCGCGGGATGGGGATCGGCGTCCCGGGGCAGATCGAGCTGGGCACCACGCGGGTCAAGTTCGCGCCCAACCTCGAGTGGCGCGATGTCGACGTGCGGCCGTTGATGCCCGCGTCCTGGCGGTGGCCGCTGGTCGTCGAGAACGACGTGCGGATGGGCACCTACGGCGAGTTCGCCTACGGCGCGGCCAAGGGCGCCCGCAACGTGCTCGGCGTGTTCGTCGGCACCGGCGTGGGCGGCGGGCTGATCCTCAACGGCGAGCTGTTCACCGGGTTCAACGGCAACGCCGGCGAGATCGGGCACCTCGTCGTCCACTGGCGGCGGGGCACGCACCTCGAAGGCATCGCCGGCCGTAAGTACATGATGAAGCGGGCGAAGGACAAGCTCGACGATTCCCCCAAGCGCGTGCGCAAGGAATGGAAGGGCGTGGACCTGAGCGCCGTCCGCAGCTCGCAACTCGCCGAGTACTACCAGAAGGACGACCCGATCGCGGTCGAACTGGTCGACGACGCGGCTCGCGCCCTGGGCGGCGCGCTGGGCGGGCTCATCAACTTCGTCAGCCCGGAGGTGATCGTCCTCGGCGGCGGGGTGACCGGCGCGCTGGGCGACAACTTCATCGAGCGGATCTGGGAGATCGCCCAGCGGTACACGCTCCCGGGCGCCGCCGCCGGCGTGCGGTGCGTCGCGGCGCAACTGGGCGACGACTCGGGGATCGTCGGCTGCGCGGCCTACGCGAAGAGCCGGACGCCGGTGGTGGCGCCGACGGAAGTGGTGTGA
- a CDS encoding phosphoribosylanthranilate isomerase, producing MVRIKICGVTTPEDARFAAEAGADAVGLNFYPQSPRYITPQQAAPLVRALPAFTSAVGVFVGMPMRQACAIAFQLGLRGVQSYDDHPPTEDTFPFAHVPAFRVKDREGLEAVRRFVDAAVAAGRPPSAVLIDSFVVGQMGGTGHRAPWQLLQQFDVGVPLILAGGLTPENVEEAVATVRPWGVDVASGVERAPGVKDPDKVTRFVQNVRRAAAAVRT from the coding sequence ATGGTTCGCATCAAGATCTGCGGCGTCACCACGCCCGAGGACGCCCGGTTCGCGGCCGAGGCCGGGGCCGACGCGGTCGGGCTGAACTTCTACCCCCAATCGCCCCGCTACATCACGCCCCAGCAGGCCGCCCCGCTCGTTCGCGCGCTGCCAGCGTTCACATCGGCCGTCGGCGTGTTCGTCGGTATGCCGATGCGGCAGGCGTGTGCGATCGCGTTCCAGCTCGGCTTACGGGGCGTTCAGAGCTACGACGACCACCCGCCGACCGAGGACACGTTCCCCTTCGCGCACGTCCCCGCGTTCCGGGTGAAGGATCGGGAGGGACTGGAGGCGGTGCGCCGGTTCGTGGACGCCGCAGTGGCGGCGGGGCGCCCCCCGTCGGCGGTGCTGATCGACTCGTTTGTGGTCGGGCAGATGGGCGGCACCGGGCACCGCGCCCCCTGGCAGTTGCTACAACAGTTCGATGTCGGCGTGCCGCTCATCCTCGCAGGCGGCCTGACACCGGAAAACGTGGAAGAGGCCGTTGCCACCGTTCGGCCGTGGGGCGTCGATGTCGCCAGCGGGGTCGAGCGCGCGCCGGGCGTCAAAGACCCGGACAAGGTGACGCGGTTCGTGCAGAACGTGCGGCGCGCCGCGGCGGCCGTCCGCACATGA
- the hisN gene encoding histidinol-phosphatase, giving the protein MNADWRNRYDLAVNVAQKAGDLARAYYESTFQVEHKADSSPVTEADKNAEKLIREAVTAAFPDDGFLGEEFGDQPGASGYRWIIDPIDGTKSFIRHVPIWATLVGLEHKGELIGGVVYIPVFGMTYRALRGDGAYHNERRIRVSNVSSLAECSLCYSSMGWFTRSGREQAFHNLYKQTQRQRGHGDFYGFVLVAEGAADVMIEHGVNPWDVAATKAIVEEAGGTFTDWGGVPTIHTPDVVATNGKLHSDVLAILRG; this is encoded by the coding sequence ATGAACGCGGACTGGCGCAACCGGTACGACCTCGCCGTGAACGTGGCCCAAAAGGCCGGCGACCTCGCACGAGCCTACTACGAGTCGACGTTCCAGGTCGAGCATAAGGCCGACAGCAGCCCGGTGACCGAGGCCGACAAGAACGCGGAGAAGCTGATCCGCGAGGCGGTCACCGCCGCGTTCCCGGACGACGGGTTCCTGGGCGAGGAGTTCGGCGACCAGCCCGGTGCCAGCGGGTACCGGTGGATCATCGACCCCATCGACGGCACTAAATCGTTCATCCGCCACGTGCCGATCTGGGCGACGCTGGTCGGGCTGGAGCACAAGGGCGAGCTGATCGGCGGCGTGGTCTATATCCCGGTGTTCGGGATGACGTACCGCGCCCTCCGCGGCGACGGCGCCTACCACAACGAGCGCCGCATCCGGGTGTCGAACGTGTCCTCGCTCGCCGAGTGCTCGCTGTGCTACTCGAGCATGGGCTGGTTCACCCGGTCCGGCCGGGAGCAGGCGTTCCACAACCTGTACAAGCAGACCCAGCGCCAGCGCGGGCACGGCGACTTCTACGGGTTCGTGCTGGTGGCCGAGGGCGCCGCGGACGTGATGATCGAACACGGGGTGAACCCGTGGGACGTGGCCGCGACCAAGGCCATTGTCGAGGAGGCCGGCGGCACGTTCACCGACTGGGGCGGCGTGCCCACTATCCACACTCCCGACGTCGTCGCCACCAACGGCAAGCTGCACTCCGACGTGCTGGCCATCCTCCGGGGGTAG